Proteins from a genomic interval of Prochlorothrix hollandica PCC 9006 = CALU 1027:
- a CDS encoding histidine phosphatase family protein codes for MTRLVLLRHGESTGNREKRMGRGDYALTEDGWHQAHALGQCLAQDSPRPTHLIISPARRSRQTLEAVLTGLGIQGLQPFGSQRSQSPDPETALGFRQRLGEMVAHQGMTLGLDDRLQEIDNGIFCGLTWPEALARYPEVCQRLQDAPQWIPIPGAESPQQCWDRARSWVAEITALGSSSVIWTVTHGGILPYLLGALWGSDRIWGFQAEPTARFELEWDGDRWPDALDPTASHQNAFNATLWRILRFNDRCHWPGSG; via the coding sequence GTGACGAGACTGGTACTCCTGCGCCATGGGGAATCGACGGGCAATCGGGAGAAGCGCATGGGGCGAGGGGATTATGCCCTGACGGAGGACGGTTGGCACCAAGCCCATGCCCTAGGGCAGTGCCTCGCCCAGGACTCTCCCCGGCCCACCCACCTGATCATTAGTCCAGCCCGTCGATCGCGCCAAACCCTAGAAGCCGTGCTGACCGGTCTGGGCATCCAGGGGCTGCAACCCTTCGGTTCCCAGCGTTCCCAGAGTCCGGATCCAGAAACCGCCCTGGGGTTTAGGCAGCGTCTGGGGGAGATGGTGGCCCACCAGGGTATGACCTTAGGGTTGGACGATCGCCTCCAGGAAATTGACAATGGCATTTTCTGCGGCTTAACCTGGCCCGAAGCCCTGGCCCGATATCCTGAGGTGTGTCAACGGCTGCAAGATGCGCCCCAATGGATCCCGATCCCAGGGGCTGAGTCGCCCCAGCAGTGCTGGGATCGGGCGCGATCGTGGGTGGCCGAGATCACGGCCCTGGGATCCAGCAGCGTTATTTGGACCGTGACCCATGGGGGAATTTTGCCCTACCTGCTGGGGGCGCTGTGGGGGAGCGATCGCATCTGGGGATTCCAGGCAGAACCCACCGCCCGCTTTGAACTGGAGTGGGACGGCGATCGCTGGCCCGATGCCCTGGATCCCACTGCTAGCCATCAAAATGCGTTTAATGCCACCCTCTGGCGCATTCTCCGGTTTAACGATCGCTGCCACTGGCCAGGGTCAGGGTAA
- a CDS encoding AAA family ATPase produces the protein MAISQRAREIQTLVQSFHPLIAIETVEEERVQALLQEATQDMGMPLFEWSAPQGLARSPGGHTPWTNDYAPPGTLQTLDEKTKDPLELLRYIQAMSLRAVFWLKDLVQHLDEPVIIRQFREVVQVFSHHRSALILSGNNLELPPEIAADLVYFDLKLPDRDELERITRTTLGVLKMKHRIQIQLQEGEQETLVQTLTGMTLRQAQQVLGFAAFEDGCLDASDIQNILNRKAQVIRSESLLQYFPASSLTVELGGFRGLKQWLDQAKVGFSEAAKSLNLPAPKGILIVGIQGCGKSLAAKAIARFWQMPLLKLEAGRIYDKYVGESEKNFRQALRLAESMAPAILWIDELEKGFSPNKGDGDGGLSQRLFGSFLTWLQEKSQEVFVVATANDISQIPPELLRKGRFDEIFFVDLPEASERASILNIHLKLHRQSAQTLDLEALVQATVGFSGAEIEHAVISGLYRSLYLRKPLDTAVLLEQIKATIPLSVSRREDLALLRSLAKDRFVGVR, from the coding sequence ATGGCTATTTCCCAACGGGCACGGGAAATTCAAACCCTCGTGCAATCCTTCCATCCCCTCATTGCCATTGAAACCGTGGAAGAAGAGCGGGTCCAAGCCCTGCTCCAGGAAGCCACCCAGGACATGGGAATGCCTTTATTTGAGTGGAGCGCCCCCCAAGGTCTAGCCCGATCTCCCGGCGGCCATACCCCCTGGACTAACGACTATGCGCCCCCCGGAACCCTCCAAACCCTAGACGAGAAAACCAAAGATCCCCTGGAATTGTTGCGCTATATCCAGGCCATGAGCTTGCGGGCCGTCTTTTGGCTCAAGGATCTGGTGCAGCATTTGGATGAGCCGGTGATTATTCGCCAGTTTCGGGAAGTGGTGCAGGTTTTCTCCCACCATCGATCGGCCCTGATTTTATCGGGAAATAACCTGGAACTGCCCCCAGAAATTGCCGCTGATTTAGTTTATTTTGATCTGAAGTTACCCGATCGCGATGAACTAGAACGCATCACCCGCACCACCCTGGGGGTGTTGAAAATGAAACACCGCATCCAAATCCAGCTTCAGGAAGGGGAACAGGAAACCTTGGTGCAAACCCTCACCGGCATGACCCTCCGCCAAGCCCAACAGGTGCTGGGGTTTGCCGCCTTTGAAGATGGCTGTTTAGATGCCAGTGATATTCAAAATATTCTCAACCGCAAAGCCCAGGTGATTCGCTCCGAAAGCCTGTTGCAATATTTCCCTGCCAGTAGTTTAACGGTGGAACTGGGGGGATTTCGGGGTCTCAAACAATGGTTGGATCAAGCCAAAGTGGGGTTTAGTGAGGCGGCGAAAAGTCTTAATTTACCCGCTCCCAAAGGTATTTTAATTGTGGGGATTCAGGGCTGTGGTAAATCATTGGCGGCCAAGGCGATCGCCCGCTTCTGGCAAATGCCCCTCCTCAAGTTGGAAGCAGGCCGTATTTATGACAAATATGTGGGGGAATCGGAGAAAAATTTTCGCCAAGCCCTGCGCCTTGCGGAATCCATGGCCCCCGCCATCTTGTGGATTGATGAACTGGAAAAGGGCTTTAGTCCCAACAAAGGGGATGGAGATGGGGGCTTGAGCCAACGTCTGTTTGGGTCGTTCCTGACCTGGCTCCAGGAAAAGTCCCAAGAAGTGTTTGTGGTAGCCACGGCCAATGACATTTCCCAAATTCCCCCCGAACTGTTGCGCAAAGGCCGCTTTGATGAAATCTTTTTTGTGGATTTACCGGAAGCCTCGGAACGGGCCAGCATTCTCAACATTCATCTGAAATTACACCGCCAATCGGCCCAAACCCTAGATCTGGAAGCCCTGGTTCAAGCGACGGTAGGGTTCAGTGGGGCAGAAATTGAACATGCGGTGATTTCTGGCCTCTATCGCTCCCTCTATCTCCGCAAACCCCTCGATACTGCTGTATTACTGGAACAGATTAAAGCCACCATTCCCCTGTCCGTCTCCCGGCGGGAAGATCTGGCCCTGCTCCGTTCCCTGGCCAAGGATCGCTTTGTGGGGGTGCGTTAA
- the era gene encoding GTPase Era, producing MYSSPIPVAPDGFRSGFVAIIGRPNVGKSTLMNALVGQKVAITSPVAQTTRNRLRGILTTDAAQFIFVDTPGIHKPHHELGKVLVSNARGAVQSVDVVLLVVDGSVPLGRGDQFIADFVADLLRSPQKDQTPRSVILGLNKLDQQPSDPQEQGAIAASYQALAQEQGWGLVSFSALTGAGTEELLTQLTQRLETGPYYYPPDLVTDQPERFIMGELIREQILLLTRQEVPHSVAVVMDRVEESPQRTYVLATVYVERDSQKGIVIGKRGQMLKQIGSAARLQMQKLIDGKVHLELFVKVQPKWRQSRHSLEDLGYRLEK from the coding sequence ATGTACAGTTCCCCCATCCCTGTTGCCCCCGACGGTTTTCGGTCCGGCTTTGTGGCGATCATTGGTCGCCCCAATGTAGGCAAGTCCACCTTGATGAATGCCTTGGTGGGTCAGAAGGTGGCCATTACCTCCCCCGTGGCCCAAACGACACGCAACCGGCTGCGGGGTATTTTGACCACGGATGCGGCCCAATTTATTTTTGTGGACACACCGGGGATCCATAAGCCCCACCACGAACTGGGGAAGGTGTTGGTGAGCAATGCCCGGGGAGCGGTGCAGTCGGTGGATGTGGTGCTGTTGGTGGTGGATGGGTCAGTCCCCCTGGGGCGGGGCGATCAGTTTATTGCCGATTTTGTGGCTGATTTACTGCGATCGCCCCAGAAAGACCAAACCCCGCGATCGGTGATCCTGGGCTTAAACAAACTGGATCAGCAGCCCTCGGATCCCCAGGAGCAGGGGGCGATCGCCGCCAGTTACCAAGCCTTGGCCCAGGAACAGGGCTGGGGGCTGGTGTCCTTTTCGGCCCTGACGGGGGCGGGCACCGAGGAACTGTTAACCCAGTTAACCCAACGGCTAGAGACGGGTCCCTACTATTACCCCCCAGACTTGGTGACGGACCAGCCGGAGCGCTTCATTATGGGGGAGTTGATTCGGGAACAGATTTTGCTGTTGACCCGGCAGGAGGTTCCCCATTCCGTGGCGGTGGTGATGGATCGGGTGGAGGAGTCTCCCCAGCGAACCTATGTGCTGGCGACGGTGTATGTGGAGCGGGATTCCCAGAAGGGCATTGTCATTGGCAAGCGGGGACAAATGCTGAAGCAGATCGGCTCGGCGGCACGGTTGCAAATGCAGAAGTTAATTGATGGCAAGGTGCATTTAGAGTTGTTTGTGAAGGTGCAACCCAAGTGGCGACAGTCCCGCCATAGCTTAGAGGACTTGGGCTATCGCCTGGAGAAATAG
- a CDS encoding photosystem II reaction center protein K produces the protein MDVTVLFAALPEAYQVFDPLVDVMPVIPVFFLLLAFVWQAAVGFR, from the coding sequence ATGGATGTGACAGTTCTTTTCGCCGCTCTGCCCGAGGCTTATCAGGTTTTCGATCCCCTGGTGGATGTGATGCCGGTGATCCCCGTGTTCTTTTTGCTTTTAGCCTTTGTCTGGCAGGCTGCTGTCGGTTTTCGCTAA
- a CDS encoding glycosyltransferase family 10 domain-containing protein, whose translation MSLPIIGMVSSYPNLTQSDWLWKQTPHGFGVWGQMQLQAQAPQPDWLLLYQYDIPALVPASPLPVSQRLRQVLGDRRWTRPSPPAWDPQTVFRNVPPERRIFLRREPPLPEVLPRLSQSYDRVAAHCGYVSGPDDYAPHPDYMPAIWYVDQSFPALDSLPIPPKVRPCSWITSGINRSANHRDRLQFLQHLQERLPDSVDYYGRNLPDWVRSGGAVQNKWHCMAPYYYNLAIENYRDNSWYVSEKLWDALLSWCLPLYYGGSAADALIPPESFIRIPSLNDQGIAYIQEVIRSPDLWQERQEAIAEARQIILHKLNLMAWLSDFVVARSG comes from the coding sequence GTGAGTCTGCCCATCATTGGTATGGTTAGCAGCTACCCCAACCTGACCCAGAGTGATTGGCTTTGGAAGCAGACTCCCCATGGGTTTGGGGTGTGGGGACAGATGCAACTCCAAGCCCAAGCCCCCCAGCCCGACTGGCTGTTGCTCTATCAGTACGATATTCCCGCCCTGGTTCCGGCCAGTCCCCTGCCCGTTTCCCAACGATTGCGCCAGGTGCTGGGCGATCGCCGCTGGACCCGCCCGTCCCCCCCCGCCTGGGATCCCCAAACGGTGTTTCGCAACGTGCCCCCAGAGCGCCGAATTTTTCTACGGCGGGAACCGCCCTTGCCGGAAGTCCTGCCCCGTTTGTCCCAGAGTTACGATCGCGTCGCCGCCCACTGTGGCTATGTGTCGGGTCCCGACGACTATGCCCCCCACCCCGACTATATGCCCGCCATTTGGTATGTGGATCAGAGCTTCCCAGCCCTGGACAGCCTTCCCATCCCCCCCAAGGTGCGACCCTGTAGCTGGATCACCTCCGGCATTAACCGCAGCGCCAACCACCGCGATCGCCTCCAGTTTTTGCAACACCTCCAGGAACGGCTACCGGACAGCGTGGACTACTATGGCCGCAATTTGCCGGACTGGGTGCGCAGTGGCGGGGCGGTGCAAAATAAGTGGCACTGCATGGCCCCGTACTATTACAACTTGGCGATCGAAAATTACCGGGATAACTCTTGGTACGTGAGCGAGAAGTTGTGGGACGCGCTCCTGTCCTGGTGTTTGCCTCTGTACTATGGGGGCAGTGCCGCCGATGCCCTGATTCCCCCGGAAAGTTTTATCCGCATCCCCAGCCTGAATGACCAGGGCATTGCCTATATCCAGGAGGTGATCCGATCGCCGGATCTCTGGCAGGAACGCCAGGAAGCCATCGCTGAAGCCCGCCAGATTATTTTGCATAAGTTGAACTTAATGGCGTGGCTCTCGGATTTTGTGGTGGCGCGATCGGGCTAA
- a CDS encoding Uma2 family endonuclease yields the protein MQMTAQQFDALLPDTVELLSDEPEMESSLHYTQLALLVSCLEWFWRDRQQFFIGANLTIYYSHQQLKNRDFRGPDFFLVKGTEQRPRTSWVVWNEEGRYPNLIIELLSNSTATVDRGLKKQLYQDRFRTLEYFWFSPETLEFAGFHLNADLVYAPIEPSPDGWLWSQELGLYLGIWHGQLRYFEQNGERVLTLPEAMAVQMTASEQVAQQAEADRQRAEAAERELQRLQAELRQLRGQ from the coding sequence ATGCAGATGACAGCCCAGCAATTCGATGCCCTACTACCCGATACCGTTGAGCTTCTCAGCGACGAACCAGAAATGGAAAGTTCCCTCCACTACACCCAACTGGCCCTCTTGGTGTCTTGTTTAGAGTGGTTCTGGCGCGATCGCCAGCAATTCTTTATTGGAGCCAACCTGACAATTTATTACAGTCATCAACAGCTAAAAAATCGTGATTTCCGAGGTCCAGACTTCTTTTTGGTCAAGGGCACCGAGCAACGACCCCGTACCTCCTGGGTTGTGTGGAACGAAGAGGGGCGCTATCCCAATTTGATCATTGAACTCTTATCCAATTCCACCGCCACCGTCGATCGGGGGCTGAAGAAACAACTGTACCAAGACCGGTTTCGGACCCTTGAGTATTTCTGGTTTTCCCCGGAAACCCTGGAGTTTGCAGGATTTCACCTCAATGCTGACCTGGTTTATGCCCCCATTGAACCCTCCCCCGACGGTTGGCTCTGGAGCCAGGAACTGGGGCTTTATTTAGGCATTTGGCATGGGCAGTTGCGCTACTTTGAGCAGAACGGTGAGAGGGTGCTGACATTGCCAGAAGCCATGGCAGTGCAGATGACCGCCTCAGAGCAGGTCGCCCAGCAGGCTGAAGCCGATCGCCAGCGGGCCGAAGCAGCAGAGCGGGAATTGCAGCGCCTCCAAGCCGAACTGCGGCAGTTGCGGGGGCAATAG
- a CDS encoding Npun_R2821/Npun_R2822 family protein produces the protein MDGICTLANDAIYDQLVALLNSIEVHAPGMPVCVYPYNDQVERITAAIADRPQVQLYDDRDSLDRWEDFFRQVETARQQWDSHTPAADKDQIRGNSRYHRFRRFAAFDGPFDRFLYLDGDTLLLKEVSGVFAALDQADWVVYDFQHKDPGHVYQVQSPRLHQRFSPDRLATEIFCSGFYATRRHLFSDQQLASLAQALAEGDAELLHPTAVDQPILNYMAMASNLNICNLALTLPADQITGCCVTSPHFRPQPLSGSPDPTVPGPVLYDKNNRLTYLHYIGLSSRLFARLCQGENLDFPYRDIFLDYRYLKTPHDRPILQGKPRLSHQPPNLFKRALRKLKLSR, from the coding sequence ATGGATGGCATTTGCACCCTGGCTAATGACGCAATTTACGATCAACTGGTGGCCCTGCTTAACAGTATTGAAGTCCATGCCCCAGGGATGCCCGTGTGTGTCTATCCCTACAATGATCAGGTGGAGCGTATTACGGCGGCGATCGCCGATCGCCCCCAGGTGCAGCTTTATGACGATCGCGACTCCCTCGATCGTTGGGAAGACTTTTTTCGCCAGGTGGAGACCGCCCGCCAACAGTGGGACAGCCACACCCCCGCCGCCGACAAGGATCAGATCCGGGGTAATAGCCGCTACCATCGCTTTCGTCGCTTTGCTGCCTTTGATGGTCCCTTCGATCGCTTCCTTTACCTGGATGGGGACACCCTGCTGCTCAAGGAGGTGTCTGGGGTTTTTGCAGCCCTAGATCAGGCTGATTGGGTGGTTTATGATTTCCAGCACAAGGATCCCGGCCATGTGTACCAGGTTCAATCCCCCCGCTTGCATCAACGCTTCAGCCCCGATCGCCTTGCCACCGAAATTTTCTGCTCCGGCTTCTATGCCACCCGTCGCCACCTGTTCAGCGATCAGCAACTGGCCAGCTTAGCCCAAGCCTTGGCGGAGGGAGACGCAGAACTCCTCCATCCCACAGCGGTGGATCAGCCGATTTTGAACTACATGGCCATGGCCTCTAACCTCAATATTTGCAACCTGGCCCTCACCTTGCCCGCAGATCAGATCACCGGCTGTTGTGTCACTTCCCCCCATTTTCGACCCCAGCCCCTCAGCGGCTCCCCCGATCCCACCGTCCCCGGACCCGTGCTATACGATAAGAACAACCGCCTCACCTATTTGCATTACATCGGCCTCTCGTCCCGCCTCTTTGCTCGCCTCTGTCAGGGGGAAAATTTGGACTTTCCCTATCGGGACATTTTTTTAGATTATCGCTATCTGAAAACCCCCCACGATCGACCCATTCTCCAGGGCAAGCCCCGCCTCAGCCACCAACCCCCCAATCTCTTTAAGCGGGCCTTACGCAAGCTAAAATTAAGCCGTTAG